One part of the Raphanus sativus cultivar WK10039 chromosome 7, ASM80110v3, whole genome shotgun sequence genome encodes these proteins:
- the LOC130497749 gene encoding uncharacterized protein LOC130497749 produces MDYDTLDISGENYLRWAINISVILTIEGLSECIIKDDHGTENEKYKALTVMRHHLNVELRNQYQDIQSPRCLWKELKSRYTKVILPKARYEWMSLSFRDFGSVEKYNYALSKVAHTLMFYGEKLTEEKLLEKVFSTADPKDLFLQLTYRDKGFTTYNDLFLYLSQNEQMNQMKDDMSGYEADSDDEESMGATSKVTDGVSG; encoded by the coding sequence ATGGACTATGATACCCTAGATATCTCTGGAGAGAACTATCTAAGATGGGCAATAAATATCTCGGTTATACTAACGATAGAAGGTCTTAGTGAATGTATCATCAAGGATGATCATGGAACCGAGAATGAGAAATATAAGGCATTAACAGTAATGCGCCATCATCTCAATGTGGAACTGAGAAATCAGTACCAAGATATACAAAGCCCTCGATGCCTTTGGAAAGAGTTAAAGTCCAGATACACTAAGGTGATATTACCAAAGGCAAGGTATGAGTGGATGAGCCTCAGTTTCCGGGACTTTGGGTCCGtggaaaaatacaattatgcTCTATCTAAAGTAGCTCATACACTGATGTTTTATGGTGAAAAGTTGACAGAGGAGAAATTACTTGAAAAAGTTTTCTCCACAGCAGATCCAAAAGATCTATTCCTACAACTAACCTATCGAGATAAAGGTTTCACCACATACAACGATCTGTTCTTATACTTATCTCAAAATGAACAGATGAATCAGATGAAAGATGATATGAGCGGCTATGAGGCAgatagtgatgatgaagaaTCCATGGGAGCCACGTCCAAAGTGACAGATGGAGTGTCCGGCTAG